Proteins encoded within one genomic window of Bradyrhizobium sp. CB1717:
- a CDS encoding substrate-binding domain-containing protein encodes MANTIRMLSTLGLMGAMRSLSSAFETASGIHVDADFAPTLALLKRLREGEAADLVILTREGLDEMIGEGRVVAESAADLARSYVGIAVRAGQPHPAIGDEAALRQTLLAARSVAYSRLGASGVYFARLIVRMGIAAEINAKATIVEQGFTAERLVSGEADLAVQQISELKQVGGIEVVGPIPHELQTPAVFSAGRMANANNAVAADRLLQYLASPQVVPVLRQSGLEP; translated from the coding sequence ATGGCAAATACCATTCGCATGCTTTCGACGCTCGGCCTGATGGGCGCGATGCGCAGCCTGTCGTCTGCCTTCGAGACCGCCAGCGGCATTCATGTCGATGCCGACTTCGCGCCGACCCTGGCGTTGCTCAAGCGGCTGCGCGAGGGCGAGGCCGCCGATCTCGTCATCCTCACGCGCGAGGGGCTCGACGAGATGATCGGCGAGGGCCGCGTCGTTGCCGAGAGCGCAGCCGATCTGGCGCGTTCCTATGTCGGCATTGCCGTGCGGGCAGGGCAGCCGCATCCCGCTATCGGCGACGAAGCCGCGCTGCGCCAGACGCTGCTCGCCGCGCGGTCCGTTGCCTATTCGCGGCTGGGTGCGAGCGGCGTGTACTTCGCCCGGCTGATCGTGCGGATGGGGATCGCGGCCGAGATCAACGCCAAGGCCACCATCGTCGAGCAGGGTTTCACGGCAGAGCGGCTGGTCAGCGGCGAAGCTGATCTCGCCGTGCAGCAGATCAGCGAGCTGAAACAGGTCGGTGGCATCGAGGTGGTCGGCCCGATCCCGCATGAGCTGCAAACGCCCGCCGTCTTTTCCGCCGGCCGCATGGCGAACGCGAACAATGCCGTCGCGGCCGATCGGCTGCTGCAATACCTGGCCTCACCGCAGGTCGTGCCCGTCCTCCGCCAATCCGGACTCGAGCCTTGA
- a CDS encoding GrlR family regulatory protein, with amino-acid sequence MFEGFYKVRFQLGDAVGRSVMHAGNGKMLGGNSAFAHIGTYEKTNEGVDVVIKTVRHNPDPNYRAMAGTDDATLLAKGWADGDLYRFKGELKELPGVPFQSVMTPITEDEVPIAGGVGEGGIADGLYSVHLRMLDGIDGGLTGVVLLNQGRILGGDAAFYYLGSYTAAKGRWKGQILNQEHTPAKDDPIFGGHEVGIGFSGSYDAEEAVLEATALAGKRSLRLTAALKLMHRA; translated from the coding sequence GTGTTTGAGGGTTTCTACAAGGTGCGGTTTCAGCTCGGCGACGCCGTCGGCCGGAGCGTGATGCATGCCGGCAACGGCAAGATGCTCGGCGGCAATTCGGCTTTCGCCCATATCGGCACCTACGAGAAGACCAATGAGGGCGTGGATGTCGTGATCAAGACGGTCCGGCACAATCCCGATCCGAACTACCGCGCCATGGCCGGCACCGATGATGCGACCTTGCTGGCGAAGGGCTGGGCCGACGGCGATCTCTATCGCTTCAAGGGGGAGCTGAAAGAACTGCCGGGCGTGCCGTTCCAGTCGGTGATGACGCCGATCACGGAGGACGAGGTGCCGATCGCCGGCGGCGTCGGCGAGGGCGGCATCGCCGATGGCCTCTACTCGGTGCATCTGCGCATGCTCGACGGCATCGACGGCGGTCTCACCGGCGTGGTGCTGCTCAACCAGGGCCGCATCCTCGGCGGCGATGCGGCGTTCTACTATCTCGGCAGCTACACCGCCGCGAAGGGCCGCTGGAAGGGGCAGATCCTCAACCAGGAGCACACACCGGCCAAGGACGATCCGATCTTCGGCGGCCACGAGGTCGGCATCGGCTTCTCCGGCAGCTATGACGCCGAGGAGGCGGTGCTGGAGGCGACGGCGCTTGCGGGCAAGCGATCCTTGCGCCTCACCGCCGCGCTCAAGCTGATGCATCGCGCCTGA
- a CDS encoding glutamine synthetase beta-grasp domain-containing protein, which yields MTKYKLEYIWLDGYTPTPNLRGKTQIKEFASFPTLEQLPLWGFDGSSTQQAEGHSSDCVLKPVAVFPDGARTNGVLVMCEVMMPDGKTPHASNKRATILDDSGAWFGFEQEYFFYKNGRPLGFPESGYPAPQGPYYTGVGYSNVGDVARKIVEEHLDLCLAAGINHEGINAEVAKGQWEFQIFGKGSKKAADEMWMARYLMLRLTEKYGIDIEFHCKPLGDTDWNGSGMHANFSTEYMRTVGGKEYFEALMAAFDKNLMDHIAVYGPDNDKRLTGKHETAPWNKFSYGVADRGASIRVPHSFVNNGYKGYLEDRRPNSQGDPYQIASQILKTISSVPTDKKAAA from the coding sequence ATGACCAAGTATAAGCTCGAGTACATTTGGCTCGACGGATATACGCCGACTCCGAACTTGCGCGGCAAAACTCAGATCAAGGAATTCGCGTCGTTCCCGACGCTCGAGCAGCTTCCGCTCTGGGGCTTCGATGGCTCCTCCACCCAGCAGGCCGAAGGCCACAGCTCCGATTGCGTGCTGAAGCCGGTCGCCGTGTTCCCGGACGGAGCGCGCACCAACGGTGTGCTCGTGATGTGCGAAGTCATGATGCCCGATGGCAAGACCCCGCACGCCTCCAACAAGCGCGCCACCATCCTCGACGATTCCGGCGCCTGGTTCGGCTTCGAGCAGGAATACTTCTTCTACAAGAACGGCCGTCCGCTCGGCTTCCCCGAGTCCGGCTATCCGGCTCCGCAGGGCCCGTACTACACCGGCGTCGGCTACTCGAACGTCGGCGACGTCGCCCGCAAGATCGTCGAAGAGCATCTCGACCTCTGCTTGGCTGCCGGCATCAACCATGAAGGCATCAACGCTGAAGTCGCGAAGGGCCAGTGGGAATTCCAGATCTTCGGCAAGGGCTCCAAAAAGGCCGCTGACGAAATGTGGATGGCCCGCTACCTGATGCTGCGCCTCACCGAGAAGTACGGCATCGACATCGAATTCCACTGCAAGCCGCTCGGCGACACCGACTGGAACGGCTCGGGCATGCACGCCAACTTCTCCACCGAGTACATGCGTACGGTCGGCGGCAAGGAGTACTTCGAGGCGCTCATGGCTGCCTTCGACAAGAACCTGATGGACCACATCGCCGTCTACGGCCCGGACAACGACAAGCGTCTGACCGGCAAGCACGAGACCGCGCCGTGGAACAAGTTCAGCTACGGCGTTGCCGATCGCGGCGCCTCGATCCGCGTTCCGCACTCCTTCGTCAACAACGGCTACAAGGGCTATCTGGAAGACCGCCGTCCGAACTCGCAAGGCGACCCCTACCAGATCGCTTCGCAGATCCTGAAGACGATCTCGTCCGTGCCGACCGACAAGAAGGCCGCGGCCTAA
- a CDS encoding DUF2735 domain-containing protein yields the protein MMNNGLSHGSAKIYQFPVGGRAALAGRRYGDTRLPADHASLPANVSICSDSWYHQDAVDEAKPKWER from the coding sequence ATGATGAACAATGGTCTGAGTCACGGATCTGCGAAGATCTACCAATTCCCTGTCGGGGGCCGCGCGGCTCTCGCCGGACGCCGCTATGGCGATACCCGCCTTCCCGCCGATCACGCTTCGCTTCCCGCGAATGTCTCGATCTGCAGCGACAGCTGGTACCACCAGGACGCGGTCGACGAAGCCAAGCCCAAATGGGAACGCTAA
- a CDS encoding MliC family protein, which yields MGRHKAIVLAISMLAGGIFGARQADAQTFKTYRCADGTQFIVGFYDYDKRAFLQIDGEPVTLAKRLAISGARYSGAGITLRIPKTGPTTVKHLKRPVTACAVIEKPGI from the coding sequence ATGGGCCGGCACAAGGCCATTGTTTTGGCGATCAGCATGTTGGCGGGCGGAATTTTCGGTGCGCGGCAGGCCGACGCGCAGACGTTCAAGACCTACCGCTGCGCCGATGGTACGCAGTTCATCGTGGGATTTTATGACTACGACAAGCGCGCCTTTCTGCAGATCGATGGCGAACCTGTCACACTCGCCAAGCGGCTGGCGATTTCGGGGGCGCGCTACTCGGGGGCGGGGATCACACTGAGGATTCCCAAGACCGGGCCCACCACGGTCAAGCATCTGAAGCGGCCGGTCACGGCCTGCGCGGTGATCGAAAAGCCCGGGATCTAG
- a CDS encoding tyrosine-protein phosphatase, with protein sequence MQDSSLKDSPTRHLALQGASNFRDLGGYRTADGRTTRWRHIFRSNHLGQLTAADVEIVRALGVKSAFDFRGVEERAAGVCVVNEITVYSLPIEPTVVAALRAELAQGTLTAPVALELMRESYRNYVRHNTHSFRALFSHLLEDRAPLVIHCTAGKDRTGFASALILHALGVPDDVIAEDYLLTNRHYKRDPSNAADLPADVIDAIGSVEASYLAAAFEAVGRDYGDLETYLRDGLKLGTAERTALKARYLQA encoded by the coding sequence ATGCAAGACTCTTCCCTAAAAGACTCCCCTACCCGCCATCTCGCCTTGCAAGGCGCCAGCAATTTTCGCGACCTCGGCGGCTATCGGACCGCCGACGGCCGCACCACGCGCTGGCGGCACATCTTTCGTTCCAATCATCTCGGGCAGCTCACCGCAGCCGATGTCGAGATCGTCCGCGCGCTCGGCGTCAAAAGCGCGTTCGATTTTCGCGGGGTGGAGGAGCGCGCGGCCGGCGTCTGCGTCGTCAACGAGATCACGGTGTATTCGCTGCCGATCGAGCCGACCGTCGTCGCCGCGCTGCGCGCCGAGCTCGCGCAGGGCACGTTGACCGCACCGGTCGCGCTCGAGCTCATGCGCGAATCCTATCGCAACTATGTTCGCCACAACACGCACAGCTTTCGCGCGCTGTTCAGTCATCTCCTCGAAGACCGCGCGCCGCTCGTGATCCACTGCACCGCCGGCAAGGACCGCACCGGCTTTGCCAGCGCGCTGATCCTGCATGCGCTGGGCGTCCCCGACGACGTCATTGCCGAGGATTACCTTTTGACCAACCGCCACTACAAGCGCGACCCGTCGAACGCCGCCGATCTTCCCGCCGACGTTATCGACGCGATCGGCTCGGTCGAGGCCTCGTACCTGGCGGCCGCCTTCGAAGCCGTCGGGCGCGACTATGGCGATCTCGAAACCTACTTGCGCGATGGGCTCAAGCTCGGCACAGCAGAGCGCACCGCACTGAAGGCGCGCTATCTGCAAGCGTAA
- a CDS encoding SDR family oxidoreductase produces the protein MQGKVLVVTGVLGALGKVVADIAQSRGALIAGIDHAPSQLAATPERIEIGGVDLSDAAQATTAIDAAAKHFGRLDALINIAGGFAFEIVGDGDITTWQRMYALNVLTALNTSRAALPHLAASRAGRIVNIGAMGALQAGSGMGPYAASKAGVHRLTEALASEWKGKLTVNAVLPSIIDTKANRADMPKADFSKWVTPQELAEVILFLASDAASGITGALIPVGGRV, from the coding sequence ATGCAAGGCAAGGTTCTGGTCGTCACCGGCGTGCTCGGCGCGCTGGGCAAAGTGGTTGCCGACATCGCGCAGTCCCGCGGCGCGCTCATCGCCGGCATCGATCATGCGCCCTCGCAACTAGCGGCGACGCCCGAGCGCATCGAGATCGGCGGCGTCGATCTGTCCGACGCGGCTCAGGCGACGACGGCGATCGATGCGGCGGCGAAGCATTTCGGCCGGCTCGACGCACTGATCAACATCGCCGGCGGATTCGCCTTCGAGATCGTCGGCGACGGCGACATCACGACGTGGCAACGCATGTATGCGTTGAACGTGCTGACGGCGCTAAACACCTCGCGCGCAGCGCTACCGCATCTCGCCGCGTCCAGGGCCGGCCGCATCGTCAATATCGGTGCCATGGGCGCGCTCCAGGCAGGCTCCGGCATGGGCCCCTATGCCGCCTCAAAGGCCGGCGTGCATCGGCTCACCGAGGCGCTCGCCAGTGAGTGGAAGGGCAAGCTCACCGTGAACGCGGTGCTGCCCTCGATCATCGACACCAAGGCCAACCGGGCCGACATGCCGAAGGCGGATTTTTCCAAGTGGGTGACGCCGCAGGAGCTCGCAGAGGTGATCCTGTTCCTCGCCAGCGATGCCGCGAGCGGCATCACCGGCGCGCTGATCCCGGTCGGCGGGCGGGTGTAG
- a CDS encoding DUF2161 family putative PD-(D/E)XK-type phosphodiesterase → METALYLPVKRFLEELGFTVKGEIGGCDLVGLSAGDPPVVVIGELKLAFNLELILQAVDRAPAGDEVWIAAKMSARGKGRESDARYRNLCRRLGFGMLGVTDRGQIEVLVKPPTAAPRREPKIRSRLVAEHQRRQGDPVLGGSTRAPIMTAYRQQALACASELATGPRPVRELRVRCPDAGKILLNNVYGWFERAERGIYGLTEAGHAALKRWPQHRIEADAGAPSPS, encoded by the coding sequence GTGGAAACCGCGCTCTACCTGCCCGTCAAACGCTTCCTCGAAGAGCTCGGCTTCACCGTGAAGGGCGAGATTGGCGGCTGCGATCTCGTCGGCCTCAGCGCCGGCGATCCGCCTGTCGTGGTGATCGGCGAGCTGAAGCTCGCCTTCAATCTCGAGCTGATCCTGCAGGCGGTCGACCGCGCGCCGGCGGGCGACGAGGTCTGGATCGCCGCAAAAATGTCCGCGCGAGGCAAGGGACGCGAAAGTGACGCGCGCTACCGCAATCTCTGCCGCCGCCTCGGCTTCGGCATGCTCGGCGTCACCGACCGCGGCCAGATCGAGGTGCTGGTGAAGCCGCCGACGGCGGCCCCGCGCCGCGAGCCGAAGATTCGCTCACGACTCGTTGCCGAGCATCAGCGCCGCCAGGGCGATCCCGTACTCGGCGGCAGCACGCGCGCGCCGATCATGACGGCCTACCGGCAGCAGGCGCTGGCTTGCGCATCAGAGCTCGCGACAGGCCCGCGGCCCGTGCGCGAGCTGCGTGTGCGGTGTCCCGATGCCGGCAAGATCTTGCTTAACAATGTGTATGGCTGGTTCGAGCGTGCCGAGCGGGGAATCTACGGGCTCACCGAGGCTGGACACGCCGCCCTGAAGCGCTGGCCGCAGCACCGGATCGAGGCCGATGCCGGTGCTCCGTCACCGTCCTGA
- a CDS encoding GNAT family N-acetyltransferase: MVLQETVRTAPGYVRTLIQQEELALLRDHLLRLDAESRHDRFNGFLDDSFIERYAARCAEDGTVIVAYIVDGVVRGAAELHPPEDGSLPEVAFSVEGSARRQGVGTVLFRRLIAEARWKGYKQLRITTGAENHAMRALARKFGAHLAFRHGESTGTIDLAKTPEAELADLAAAPFTAGRALLSFNSTCWKLISSMYGNRAA; encoded by the coding sequence GTGGTACTTCAAGAGACCGTCCGCACCGCCCCGGGCTATGTGCGGACCCTGATTCAGCAGGAAGAATTGGCGCTTCTGCGCGATCACCTGCTGAGACTCGATGCCGAAAGCCGGCACGACCGTTTCAACGGCTTTCTCGACGACAGCTTCATCGAGCGTTATGCCGCCCGCTGCGCCGAGGACGGCACCGTCATCGTCGCCTATATCGTCGACGGCGTGGTTCGCGGTGCGGCCGAACTGCATCCGCCGGAAGACGGTTCACTGCCCGAGGTCGCTTTCAGCGTGGAGGGCTCCGCACGCCGCCAGGGCGTCGGCACCGTGCTGTTCCGTCGCCTGATCGCGGAAGCGCGCTGGAAGGGCTACAAGCAGCTGCGTATCACCACCGGCGCCGAGAATCACGCGATGCGGGCGCTCGCCAGGAAGTTCGGCGCGCATCTGGCCTTCCGCCACGGCGAATCGACCGGCACGATCGATCTCGCCAAGACGCCCGAGGCCGAACTGGCGGATCTCGCGGCAGCGCCATTTACGGCGGGCCGCGCGCTGCTCAGCTTCAACTCGACCTGCTGGAAGCTCATCTCCAGCATGTACGGCAATCGCGCCGCCTAG
- a CDS encoding PaaI family thioesterase, producing MTPLEKLKAMKMPFAELKGVEFVEAEKDRVVARMTVRPDLCTLHHTIHGGAVMALADSVGAAATVINLPEDAKGTTTLESKTNFIGGAREGATVIAIATPVHRGRRTQVWTTRLETEDGKLVAVVTQTQLVL from the coding sequence ATGACGCCGCTCGAGAAACTTAAAGCGATGAAGATGCCGTTCGCCGAGCTCAAAGGCGTCGAGTTCGTCGAGGCCGAGAAGGACCGCGTGGTGGCGCGGATGACGGTCCGGCCTGATCTCTGCACCCTGCACCACACCATCCATGGCGGCGCGGTGATGGCGCTGGCCGATTCCGTCGGCGCCGCGGCGACTGTGATCAACCTGCCCGAAGACGCCAAGGGCACCACGACGCTGGAGAGCAAGACCAATTTCATCGGCGGGGCCAGGGAGGGGGCCACGGTCATCGCCATCGCCACGCCGGTCCACCGGGGCCGGCGGACCCAGGTCTGGACCACCCGGCTGGAGACCGAGGACGGCAAGCTGGTGGCTGTGGTGACCCAGACGCAGCTGGTCCTGTAA